The proteins below come from a single Conger conger chromosome 10, fConCon1.1, whole genome shotgun sequence genomic window:
- the si:ch211-229n2.7 gene encoding phospholipase A and acyltransferase 4 yields the protein MDYKQQAEDLASVAQFGDLVEFSYPIGYSHWGVYDGDGHVVHFGVADEGHLKKMFRNSLQTVFPLCGDLLIGDTCIRRQRLEDVTVPNGSHIMITNNRHARKPSAEDEIRLRRDALLGKELAYELFSLNCEHFATFVRFGEAVCNQIPGKTKNVECKSATEVFQKIVTEYNS from the exons ATGGACTACAAACAACAG GCTGAAGACCTTGCGTCCGTCGCCCAGTTTGGAGATTTGGTCGAATTCTCTTATCCTATTGGATATTCGCATTGGGGCGTGTACGATGGTGACGGACACGTGGTCCATTTTGGTGTTGCTG ACGAGGGGCATCTGAAGAAAATGTTCCGCAACTCCCTTCAGACCGTGTTCCCCTTGTGCGGTGACCTCCTGATCGGTGACACGTGCATTAGACGGCAGCGGCTGGAGGACGTCACCGTGCCCAACGGGTCTCACATTATGATCACCAACAACCGTCACGCGCGGAAGCCGTCCGCCGAGGACGAGATACGGCTCCGTCGGGACGCGCTGCTGGGAAAGGAGCTTGCGTACGAGCTCTTCAGCCTGAACTGTGAGCACTTTGCCACCTTCGTGCGATTTGGCGAAGCCGTGTGCAACCAG ATTCCAGGAAAAACTAAGAACGTGGAGTGTAAGTCGGCAACGGAGGTGTTCCAAAAAATTGTGACCGAATATAATTCCTGA
- the LOC133138717 gene encoding beta-1,4-galactosyltransferase 3-like → MQFGRGLDSPCTLVLLVGLQLAFLLYLSLGGFGGLASVLLHSRQEFDYSRPHDVYTNLSLEAALDSSQQKYCPLVSPLLVGPVSVRLSSPPSLDEIWKKNPLVSPGGLYRPPGCESRHRTAIIIPYRDRLSHLRSLLYHLHPFLQRQQLHYTIYIVHQAGNSTFNRAKLLNVGVREALREEDWDCLFLHDVDLLPENDHNTYTCHAQFPTHLSVAMDKFRYRLPYLQYFGGVSAVTPEQYLRMNGFPNEYWGWGGEDDDIAARVRLSGMKIVRPSVEVGHYKMIKHHGDTGNEENPHRFDLLMKTRRNWRADGLNSLTYTLLSKDLEPLYTNLSVSIGDSHRKKASG, encoded by the exons atGCAGTTTGGGCGAGGCCTGGACTCTCCCTGCACTCTGGTTCTGCTGGTGGGACTGCAGCTGGCCTTCCTGCTCTACCTCTCTCTGGGCGGGTTCGGGGGCCTGGCCTCTGTCCTGCTGCACTCCCGGCAGGAGTTTGATTACTCACGGCCTCATGACGTCTACACCAACCTCAGCCTGGAAGCGGCACTGGACAGCAGCCAGCAGAAATACTGCCCTCTGGTCTCCCCTCTgctag TGGGTCCCGTGTCAGTGCGCCTTTCTTCACCCCCCTCCTTGGATGAAATTTGGAAGAAGAACCCCCTGGTGTCACCCGGTGGCCTCTACCGCCCCCCTGGCTGCGAGTCCCGTCACCGCACAGCCATCATCATCCCGTACCGGGACAGACTGTCGCACCTGCGCTCCCTGCTGTACCATCTGCACCCCTTCCTACAGAGGCAGCAGTTGCATTACACCATCTACATCGTGCACCAG GCGGGGAACTCCACCTTTAATCGGGCGAAACTGCTGAACGTGGGGGTGCGGGAGGCCCTGAGGGAGGAGGACTGGGACTGCCTGTTTCTCCACGATGTGGACCTGCTGCCCGAAAATGACCACAACACCTACACCTGCCACGCCCAGTTCCCCACCCACTTGTCCGTGGCCATGGACAAGTTTCGATACAG GTTGCCATACTTGCAGTACTTCGGGGGCGTTTCCGCGGTAACACCTGAGCAGTACCTGCGAATGAATGGCTTTCCCAACGAGTACTGGGGATGGGGCGGGGAGGACGATGACATCGCTGccag AGTGCGTCTCTCCGGGATGAAGATTGTCCGTCCGTCTGTAGAGGTGGGCCACTACAAGATGATCAAACATCACGGAGACACGGGCAATGAGGAAAACCCTCACAG GTTTGACTTGCTAATGAAGACCAGGAGGAACTGGCGTGCAGATGGCCTGAACTCTCTGACCTACACCCTTCTGTCGAAAGACCTGGAGCCCCTGTACACCAACCTGTCTGTCAGCATTGGGGACAGCCACCGCAAGAAAGCCTCCGGCTAA